ATAGTGGTGCCGCCAAAAAAACAGTATTCAGAGGATAgagataaaataatattattttagatATTATGTTCAGATTTCAATTTATTAGAtattatatattgtattttaGATATTATGTTCAGAGGATAGAGATAAAACATGGCTTTGAAGAGATTACCGGTGCCTTCAGATTATCAGAAATGTAATCCAGAAATACCTTGTAGTTCTCTTGCCTCCAATTGCATTCCCAGCCCTACAACCAGTTAACTCTTTATGCCATCTTTACCTTGAGCGGCAGGTATGAATACCACTCAGTTTGGAACCTATCACGTCCTGTGCAGGTTCTGTATTGCACTCAAGTCAAGTACTTTAGGCTGTGTCAATATCCCTTTTATGGATTCCTTGACACAtgtagtgttgttttttgttatccCTGTCTTTGCCATTGGCCGGATCTCCTTCAATAAGTACTGTGCAGCTGAAGTGTTCTGCACACTGCATTGCACAGCAAGCCAGCACTGGGGCAGACACAAGAAACAAGGCAGAAGCTAGTCACAATGGAAACTTTGCTGAGGAGTGTGGACAATACACCACTAGGGTTAAAGAAAGGTTAGAGGGTTATTTTGGGGGCTTAAGGGATCCAGCCAGAGAAAATGAGCATCTTCTCAGAAGTGCTCAGTGGAGAAGTAGAATGTGGGATGAAAActaatttgaaattattaattACCTTCTGTTTCATTGCAATCAGGTGGTTTGTTCCTTCAAAACTGTTCACTAAcattaaagaaatttctctgcaatgttcttttattcttcGTATTCTTAATTCCATCCATGACATTAGGTCCCCCTCAGAATTAATTAGATAAATTCCTAAATTTCTAATATTGCCAAACTTGTTTGAAATCCACTattgtgtgttttaaatgcatttaatttaaaaaggaaagctgaaaggGAGCGGAAACCAGTGCTTTTTGTAGAAAGGAGATGgtgtacttttaattttttaatttacactCTTGCCAAGTGTGAAGAGATGTAAATACTAATATAGCTTAAAAAGATGTAAGTATTAATATAGCTTGACATTTCCTCTTTAGAGTAGGAAGTGTTAAAAATACCTCTTAATACCGTGTTCATTTCCggaatctctttttttttttattattattactcttgttttttatgtttcttgactttatttttcaaagtatgtCTTCCTTACTATGGATTTTGAAACTTGCATGATATCAGTGCTAGATAGTTCCTTAGGTGATAACTTCTCAGTTTGCTCAATGAGAATGTATTTTCATAactatttctataaaaatatagaCTGAGAAATACGAGCCtgtgagctaaaaaaaaatgtcacagatGTGCAGGCCTGATTGCGTGTAATGCAAAATTCTGTTTGCTTCAGATTTAATGGTTGAATAAACAGTACATTGGCCTTGAGGAGTGGGGGGacagttttgttccttttttgcTCAATTAATTAAGGGACCATTTGGGGACCTGACTTATCCAAGGTCTTAGCACCCTCTACTGATGATGAATTAAAGGTGAGTTGAGTGAGCTTCTCATCTTGCAGGATTAGGCTTAATGTTTACGTCATGCTTTGAGTATAATTCTGCTTCCACTCAAATCCTGAACAAATTTGGCACGTAGTGTTTTTACATAAATTAAGTGGAATTTTGATGCCAATAGGTACCTTTTTCAGCAAGACTTTTGGGGgaattttttccttgtctgtggACCTATggttgtaaagaaaaaagatgatgCGTATTAAACATTTACCCTGCTGGCAGTGGAATGCTATTTGGCTTTTAATTTCAACAGTcttataaaagaagaaaaagaggagaaccatggtttctttgttttttttttctcacaagcGTAAGGTTGACTTCTTTGATTCAGACGAATTTCTTGAGCGAGATAAGGAAATACGTCTTCTTTCTGTTACCTGACAATTCATAAAAGTAATAGCAGTTCTTCCATGAGATCATACCTCTtaaacagcaagaagaaatgtACTTGTACTACAGATGCAGTCTCCACCATGGAGTGTTTAGATATGTGTAGAATATAACCTCTTTTAAGCTCCTGTTAACGGTTAGTCAGCACCTGACCCATGGGATTTGTGCAGATGGTTTGATAATGAGGCCCTTATTAATCACGCAGAGTGAAAATTTCTGTTTGCATGAGGTTCACAGAGGGTTTATGCATCCCTTGTATCCCATTTTGAGGGCTGAAGTAAATCTTGAAAGGTAATCAGTTTGTGTAGTATTGGGGAATGTTGTGCTTTTCAATGGATTACCAAGGCAGGTGATAAATGCACTTTGAAACAGATTATTTTAGTGTTTCAGGAAATTCCTGTGTAGTAGGGATAAGTAGGATGAGCCTAATTCACAAAggggcagaagaaaaagtaCTCATTTATGTAGTACATATTTCAACAGTGATCATTATAATTGTgatgagaaaagcaaagcaaaaaggatTATACTGACTTGTAACAGTCTTCTTGAGTCTGCTTTGATGTATTGGCTCAGTTAATATTCTCTTGGTACTATTTCTGGtcagctttctgaaagaatATAACTCTTGCCTCAAAAACAGCATGACGGTTGTTTCTTAAACACTAATACACTAATACTTGATCTCTGCAagggttgtttttcttcacacaaTCATGGACTGCATGACTGTTGTGGTCACTGCCAGTTTATTGGTTTGGGCTTTTTAATCCTGCATCTCCCAGTGACTGATCATGATGTGGAGTTATAGGTGTCCAGCATACAAAATTTAATGTATGTTTGATAGTCTTACTCTTTAAGTTTGTATTTGGGTGGAAGACCAGTTTCTCACAATCTTTGTCTTAGATGAGGAATACCTAACAGATCAAGTAACATTGGAAATTGCATCTGTGAACATCCGGAGTCTTACGTCAGATACTGGCCTAGTCCAACaggtaagaaaaaatgatatCTGTATGTAAATTAAGTTATTGCTGCTAATTAAATGTTAACAAATAAGTATGTTTTCAGACTGTATGTGGAGAGCACAGAATTAGTCAATAAAATTGACCAGAAATAGGCTCCCTTTTCCAGAGTTCAGTGAAGTGAGCTTTTgaggagaaaagtaaaagaaaggcTAAATAATTATTAATGTTTGCTTTGTAGTTTAACTAGGCTTTCAGTAGCAGTAGATGCTTTGAAGAAGAGCCAATGCAGAGTTAAGGCTTTGTCATGCAtgctctccctcttccctgctgAAAATAGAGCCAAAGCAGAGAATAAGTAAAGGAGGCTGAATCCCATGTTTTGGACTCCTTGTGTCTTGTCCTAGGGAGGCATTTGATTGTTCTGCTTTGACTTTGGGACACTGCTCTATCCGTAGTGGAAATACTCTCCACTGAGTGTTAAGTCTTAGGTTGCCATAGGGTGGGCCGTGCTGAGTGACCGCCATGGTTACCGTGATGCTCCATGGTTACCATCTTTCAGGTGAATGTTATTTCCTGAATTTCAAATTGATTCTCTTTGGGTTGAGCAGAAaacttggagaagagaaatgaatgaGCAATGTCCAGCGAGAAGAAGAATTAAAAGGAGTTCCTTATGCCAGAGTCCCAGCTGACTTTCATCAAACAAACATGGGTTTGGTATGCATTTCACAGATGATGGAGGTAACTTTCTCATTCCCATCATCAAGAAGAGAGCATTTGTTGCCCGCTTAGAGTTACTATAAAGATACTTCAGCATACTAGTTTGTTAATAGTActacagagctggaaaaatttctgcttattttcagaCTGTGCATAGGCTTATAGCTTTGATAAAACCTGTAGAAGTTGATTGAGTTTTAACTGTAGGCAAAAAATACTCTTGCCTAATACCTTCATTTTATGGACAGTGACAATACATTATCTTATTGCAAGTacattacaagaaaataatcttgACTAAACCTGAGTGCATTTGGCTTGACAAAAGTGGATAATAACTGATCAGTACCAATACCAATTTTGGAAACATATGAATGGCACAGGTAAGTATCCAAAGTATTTCTTTGTACTTGTTGCAGTACTAGCCACTCCTGTTATTTTTGTCGTGAGACATGAGTATAATGGCATCTCTAAGAGGCATTTAGGTATTAGCTTTCACCATGAACCTGGAACTTTCATGAATTCACAAAGTCTGGAAAAAGTTATTGAAGCTCAGGACAACAACTGAGCTATTGTAAACTAAGTGAAAAATACCTaccacttttccttttttttttttccttctcttttgtttttgtttgtttgttcctctTTAAACAGAGACCTGAGAAGGCTGATCTGTGATGGGCAACTGCTTGTTCTCCCAATAGCTTACCTTTCTGGGGATTTGCTCCTCAAGACTCAATACTGTTCTACTTTTAAAGAATTAGAGGAAATGGAGACAATGGCTATAATTGGGGTTTCCATATCTAATTTTTCTTGAACTTTGGGTGCTCACGTGGCAAAAAGGCCAAGATCATAAATTTAAAAACCTCTGTCCATGGAAAGCTTATGTGGTGTCACTGGAAACGCAGACTACTAGAAGATAATGGCAAGGATGATTCTGTTACAAGCGGCATGTGCAACCTCAGATCTCTTCTGAGCAGAGATCAGTCGTTCTGGGATGATTTGATGTTGCACACGTGTCCTTGCGGTTtccagggaagaaagaaatgctgaaaacatgcacgtttttcctttcctgacagtgtttaaatattttggggaTAATGTGCCTTCTTGATCATTGGACTCTGCATGTATGTATGTTCACTACATCAGCTGAAATTACCTATTTTTAGTGGATTTCCTAGTACAGAAGGTTTAGTAGGTAGGAATAGACTGGTGGTCTTGTGTTTGCATGCACAGCTTGCAAAATGCTAAGAAGCTTGCTGTGATAGTTTTGAAAGAATAATGCAATACGAAAATCAACGATGCTTTATTGCAGTTACCTAAGGGGAAAATCCCCTTCTGCTTTCATCTTTAAATCCTCAGTAGAAGAAAGCTATTTCATCTGGTTCCACACCCGCATAGATTAAGTACGGGCAGCTGCAGTTTCCTGCAGTCCTAGGATCAAGGTGCTATACTTCCAGTTTTTAGATGTTGCTTTCTAAATAGTAGAATTGAAGTGTTAAAACGTGTGTTGCAGTCTCAAgctgctgaatatttttgctgtgtttaattTGTGGATAAAAAGCCCCGGAGGGAATGTTTGGTTCAAACAGGAGGATGGTTAGATGTGAGCCAGCAGAAATGTTCAAGCCCACCTGCTGTCCAGAAAAAATTTATATGTATGTGAAGAAGTTTGTAAAAGAGCTCCTGCACTTTTACTAGATCAATGAAGCATTCCCTTACTGTTGCATGTTACAGGCAAAGATCTCAGGTTTCTCATtataaaacttttaaatctTCTTAATCAAACCATATGAATTATTGAACAGCTTTGTACTGGTcagcaaaaaaacccaaaagctatttttcaagTGTACAGTATGAACAGTATTTCATGACTGTGTACAGTGAGGTCACTTTGTAAGAATTGGTAAGTGCCCAGACTATAATTTTTCAAACAGTGAGGGCTGTAATTGGTGTTGAGTTAACAACAGTCAAATGAGGAAAACtaagcaaaagtgaaaaatgtggacaggaggaaagagggaagaagagcATATTATTCAAAAGATGTAACCCCATAGCATATGATTAATAAGGATCACATTCTTCAGTAGATAAAACCATCCAGGCTGTTTTGTgaagcaaaaacataaaaatgctgCCTGAAAAGTCTGCAGATTGTCAGTAATTTCTCATACCACGTATGTTCCCTGTCTAACAGGTAGCTTGGGATTCTTCTAAGTAATCTCCTGCCACTTATAAATTAGCCAAATAGTTATTCTGGTGTTCAAATACGttgttttgatttatatttattctctgctttgtagccagaaaacaaagactCGCAAAACCATACTGATGAATCACTTTCAGGTAATATATCAGCTTTACTCTtctacatattttattcttatattttctttgagaGGACTTCATTAAAAAGTGCTATTCATCATAACCTAGAACTTCCTGGATAATCAATGCTTGTGCTCATTTCATTACCAGTGTCATTTACAGCTACCTCTGTTTTAAAGGGGGTGGTGATCAATAATGCAAACCATACAAAATATGTAAGTTAGGCTGTCCAAATGCGTCTAGTACGTCcacttctgaaagaaatctgtaaaCAGCTATTTGGAGAGAGCAGAAGCTAGCTGTGAGGGCTTATCCCGTAGTGGTTTGAGCTCAGCCGGAGGCAGGCTGAGGGGTGGTGGCCAGTATACAGCCCAGTTGATTTAACAGCGAAGAACTGTAAATCAACATTTAGTAAAGAAGGTTGTCGTGTCATGTAACGTTAAGATAATGCAATTAGGTAGGTAGGTCATCATTTTACCAATGCAAGGCATCTTAGAAAACCAGGATTCTGTATAACCCTATCGATAATCTAGTACAGCAAGTACCAGAAGCAGGTATCTACAAGAAGCAGGTCGGTTTAGTTTTGTTTACCTGTAGTTGAGCCCTTTGCTTTCTTTACCCTTTCTTCCCTACTTCTGTTGGAGGATAAAACATACTCTGGCATccttgcaaagcaaaataagatgAAATTAGATAGGGCGTTCTCCTGCCCTTTGAGCTCAGCCAGAACTTTGATTGGTTTACATTCATTTTGCCTCATTGGTGTAAGTAAATCCTGCTATGAGTAAAGCGAGCAAGTTTTGTCTCACTTCAGCAAGAGTTTAGAGTGCACAAGAAGAGCAGAATCCCTAATATACACATTTCTTAGAGGACAGCTGTGAGGCCTGTGAGCAAATTTTCATCATAAATATTGAGAGCAAAGATGTTACCAGAACATGCTTCCCTTTAAAAGGGAATCCAAGCATTTGTATGAAGTTATTTGTCTGCAGCAGTGTTGTTGCGGCACGTCCGAACTTGTTGAAAACTTAAGAAGTTTTCTTTGGCCTACTTCAAAAAGCAAGCTGATgagcaagcatttaaaaataacaatagcCTGTTCTTCCcgtaaaaacaaagaaaaaaacaaagcgTACGCAGAAGCTACGTTCAGCTCAGTTGCTTTCATCAGCATCAATATTCAGCATAAAAAGTCACTTTCTGAAGGTCTTTCTGGAATTTTCACACAATCTTACAATAAttactgcaaatggaaaaaagaaaagaaactaacaCATGCTGTTATCTGTAAGAGTAGGCAGCACTGACTGCCAGATTTGCCCTTTCCTAGGGATACAGTTCAGGTCTCTTGAACTGGCACTGGTCCAGCACTTATACATCAGAgtcactgatttatttattcacagtCATTTGACACCAAAACACTCTCATTGTTTTTAACCAATCTTTTGATCGATATCAGTTTTCTTATTGTAGCATTCCTTTTTCAGTGAGTTTCACCCTAAGTAAGATTATAGTTACTTCCCTATTTCATGCTCTACAATGAGGCCAGAGGGCAGAGGTTTTAGGAGGTGCTTCTAGGCTGCATCCATTATCAACTGCTCTTTGGACATATCAAATTCTCCCTGCCTTCAAAAAGTGCTATTTAGGGTCATAtctgcagctgaaatgctgaaacaaCTCCCTAGACTACTGCAGTGCTAAAGGTCTTAGTATTTAACTAGAACCATGGCTAGAACTGTTTTCTATATGCTTTTACAGGTTATTAATACATAGTATATAGTATAGTCTGATAGCACGGCATTGTTCTCGGCACTGGGCAGATACTGTGTGGAGGAAACCTCTAAATGGcaatttttgatattttatgtAGAATCTGGAACATATCACCACCTACTTCCAGCAACTcgatattcttatttttctacatGTGGAGGAGTACGCTCTTGATTTCCTTCTAtaatgtacatttaaaatagGCTTCCTTGACATAACAGTGACAACGTTTATTCTAAGAGCCCttacaaaacaaaggaaaacaaaatatttctactttgtCATCATGTAAAGATTCTCCTGGTGCACATATTTCATATTGTtatgaaagcagcagctcagaagtGCAAAACCTTTGCCTCGATCCTGCAACATATTTATACAAGACGCATGTAATATGCACATACTCCTGTTGGTGATGTATGTAGGGTTTACGGCAGATTGAAGGATGCGAGGTAGttcccaaaaaagaaaaatggaatatCCCAGCTTACACTGGAAGGAACTGCACATCTTTTCTGTAAGAGGATAAATctgatgctttcaaaaatactgtcCTTTTGATTATAGCCCATGAACATAGCCAAGAGAAGTTTTAGAAAGTTAATTTCATGAGTACTTCATAAGGAAAGGCATTAATATGCCACTATTCTgactttttcagaaatgattctGAGAAATATAATGCTCTTCAAACATTTGtgcttttatatttgtttttggTAAAGCCACAGCAACAGATCCTAAATTCTCTTCATGTAATGGTTTTAACTGCAGATCTcaagaaaagctgcaaagaaaatggcACCTGCTCCTTGTGCTTATTTCGTGCACCGACCATCAGTGACATGCTCAATGATGAAGACTTGTTGTACACAGTGAGGCTAAAGCTGGATCCCTGCCATCCAACTGTGAAAAACTGGAGAAACTTAGCAAGCAAGTGGGGGATGACTTATGATGAATTGTGTTTCCTTGAACAGAAGCCCCAGAGTCCTACCTTGGAGTTCTTGCTACGGAATAGCGACAGGACTGTGGAGCAGCTGATTGAGCTCTGTAAATTTTATAAGAGAATTGATGTTGTGAAAGTGCTGCTGAAATGGGTGGAGGAGGAATGGCCCaagagaggaaacagaaattaCCAGAATGACTTGTAGGTCATAGAAGGTTTAGTCACGGCTTGTTAAATGTTGGGACTAGCTGCCACTAGTAGATGGGAAGCTTCCCTTGTGAGAGGCAGAATCTGTACGGACAGTTCGTATACTGTGTAAGCTTTATGTactgtatacacatatatatggtCTGTGCCCTCAGGGTTGCAAAGATAACCTTTCAGAAGTGGATGGAATAATGCAGGTTGTGTTCTTGAGTCTGCAAATGCTTCCTAAGcagcagaagaatgaaaaaccTAGACCTCTGGTTTTACTGCAGCAGTTGCAAACCATGTCAGTTGTGTGTTGTTGCTGTTGGGGAAGCCCCAATTAGAAGGCAAGTCTGCCTTTCTGGCAGCCCTTCCACAACTTTTGTGTATTTTACCTGTTAGAAGATgagagggtgttttttttttttttgtctgtttgccttttttttgttctgtttgtttttgttttttgttcttttttttttttttttaaagctttatgaCACTGTTTTTGGCACAGGAACACCTCAGTGTTCCAAGTAGCAGTTTGGATTTGCATATTTGAATTAATTCAATGTTTGAACATCACATTCAGGTGGCAAAATTAAGTTTTGACTCTCTTTTACAAACAAGACTAGACACTGAAGTAATTGTATACTTATACATCATAGGGTGTATATTTGCTATGAAGAAATCATGCAATTCAGAGAGACTTTCCAGACCATAACtttagggattaaaaaaaaaaacacagaaggagaagaaaacaaaacacaataaaaatgtttgatatttaaaattagttttcataGTTTTGAAGAAATTTCACTACGAGTATTCTTATCTGTTTGTCTCAAATGTCTCTCATTTTGCAGTGTGAGGTGACAGCAAATGCCTCACCAACAGTATATCCTTAGTTTTGAGTATAACTTTCCTGTTTGTGAACTGTGGTTTTCTTCGGAGTCCTCCTGTGGGCTGACCACTTTCTGTCCTATACCAAAGTAGTTGCACACTTGCATGAAACTAGCACAAGTTTATGTATTGATTAAAGCCACTCTAGTGGGAAATTCACAGGTGGATTCACCTACAGCCTATGTGGATGGTTATTAAAGCACTCTATGGGTTTAGACTGATGTATCTCAAGGGATTTTGATACTCTGAATTATACTGtttacattcaaaatatttttagaaattgtttgtcttccttccattcttctgttttctaatgtcattttaaaaaaacaaaaaactcctgAAAAATCAATTATATCATAGGCTGTATAAAGTAGACAATACTAATATGTACATAGGTGTAGATACCAAAGCAATGGTGAACAGTGTTTCAAGATGTTTGGCAAAACTAGAATGAGGTACAGGTTGATGCACTTCTTACTTCTCTCAAGTAGAAATGACCAATTAAGAATTAGTAGCAAAGCTGAGGGAAGTCTAAGTAAGATTGCATTCTGAGTTTCTTTCAGAGAATGAAAAGGGCCCTCTAGTAATATTTGTACCATAGATACTGAGGGATGTGGTTACAGAAGAGCTAAATGTAAAGACTAACATTTTCAATTTCAGGCACTAGCTTTGGGGATGATATAAATTAGCTCTGCTGCAATGACTTCAAGAAACTGAAGATCTAGTTTCAAAGTGAAATTAGTGCCCTAAATTTGAGgtttgattatttattattttttttaaaccttgtaGAAGACTGGAGTTTtgttaactttgttttttaatctttcctcaGAAAAGCCGCAGCTCTTCAGAACAGTTTTCTAGTCATATTTTAAAGCGGAAGTTGTATTGCTCATTCTTGTAGGAGCTGCAGTTCAAATGTCTCACATTCCTCTTCTGTGGACAGAGGTTTCCTGATAGAGGTGTGTGAACTCTAACTTTTGTaacttgttttctgtctttagtTAGGGGCTTTGGAATCAGCTTTGAggggtgctgctgtggctgggctCTCTGCTATTTTCAGCTCATACACAGGCATCCACTGTGTACGTGCAAATAGCTCATGTGCAGCTTGTCCAGCATAATCCCCACAGCTTGGGCCTACCACATGCATGATTTAGGATCATGTGTCTGTGTGTTAAGTTGTTCTTCTGAGTGATGAGTGCTGGCATGTGTGCCAACAGCTTTTCTCTACTGTAACACACCATAGCTGTATGTGTGTGGTAGTGTAGTATGCTTTGCTGTGGTAAATCCAGTCCAGCTAGAAGTCTGGCTGAAGCCCTCGCATGATGACTCGCAATGGGAACACAAAATGATGCAGTGGCATTTCTGAATCAAGATGTCCTGCTGAAATAccccttttcctgttttctggcTAAAATGTGTAAAGTTTTGAACAAACACGGTTGTTTAATGGAAAAGAATTCTGATCCCCTGAAGCTCTTGAAAAATCAACATCAGTTCCAACAATTcatcataaaaacaaagctgcttttgagaGTTCATATGTGGATTCCATGTAAATTCAGCACTGAAGGTTGAAAATGTTCGCCTTAATCTTCATTACACACTGGATTACTAATTTGtatacttgaaatatttttttcctttttgtatggCATGAGTTGAGgtgtacactttttttttttagttttgtatcTATTTACAAGATACTGGGTCTGAGTGTTCAATTTAAGTATTCTTATATCTTCTGATTTAATGTATActatatttagaagaaatataGATTAtccattttcaattttattgtatttgtttttatttctcgCAGCTaggaaaacagctgttttccttctcaccaGCCACCTTGGAACTACTTATCTACTGATAGCTCTACTACATAGAACAACTAATTATCAATTAGTTGTGCTGTATAAGAATATCTTATATGCAAGATCCATAGCTTCTTAGAGCACCGATGATTGCAGCAGATACTGCTgttgaagaaaggaagatgcacttatttttcatatgggaaaaagaagaatatattGTGATAGACAATGAACAAGGCCGTTTATCTAGAAAACATGCAATAGAGTTACGAACTACAGAGGGGTGTAGAACCTACGCTGGGTGGACTCTTCCTGAGTTAATAATTAATCTGATAAAAAAGGTTAGAGAATCACGTGGACATTGTAAAGGCTCTGCTAGACTACCAATTTTGTTCCATTATGTTTCTTCTATTCCCACGCTGGCCTTGCTCTTCCTTTATGGATTGCCATTTTTTGGCTGCCATCTCTGTGCCTGCAGGATAAATCAGTGGCCTTTTCCACCCATTTTAGCTTCATGAAGATGTCCAAACTACTGTATTCTTTAGTTTTTGCAGCTTTATCTAAGAGATAGTCAGCTTACTGACTGTTCTTCAGCAGCATTGGTACAGTCCTGTGCTCCACGAgcatttaattttgctgtgaGGCCAACTATGTATGGGGCATCCCTGAAAAATCGGACTGACAGTATCCAGTTGCCTTTTACGGGTTTTGGGCTTTCCTTTGGAAGCCCACCATAAAGGATAGGGTAATCAGTGTAGCCCTGGGCGCTTGCATGGAAGCATTTGTATGGAAACTCAAAATTCACTTATTCCTGAAGCGCTACTGAGtagcagagctgcagttcagGC
The Cygnus olor isolate bCygOlo1 chromosome 3, bCygOlo1.pri.v2, whole genome shotgun sequence genome window above contains:
- the EDARADD gene encoding ectodysplasin-A receptor-associated adapter protein — protein: MAAPRDPLPPADHGAKEPVEDTDPSTLSLTMTEKYPVQDTGVPKDEEYLTDQVTLEIASVNIRSLTSDTGLVQQKTWRREMNEQCPARRRIKRSSLCQSPS